Proteins from a genomic interval of Colletotrichum higginsianum IMI 349063 chromosome 6, whole genome shotgun sequence:
- a CDS encoding Dienelactone hydrolase has product MTQLDIATRAPESDAAETITEPVTENTSAADTPAQSTSPTTTTGGAGEHSEHCVSDRPAPAGQSSTGEIIKINDVDSYISKPADYPHAPARLLLLLTGGTGLKSVNNQLQADKFASEGFVVVMPDLFNGDPAPNSSTIESSEDNSSFLDTFKMKIVETAKSFQIDMWLARHTEEKVLPILYKVIEGAKEKFDDAVKNGDGIYAVGYCIGGRYILHLGSDKKVATGGQEPADAEAGEVKTGPFIKVGAIAHGASVIPDDFTGVKVPISFICVENDPLFPEEVRTHGEDVMSKANLEHEVQVYPGVPHGFAVVGEYQDASIKDAQSTAYEQMLKWIKEH; this is encoded by the exons ATGACCCAGCTCGACATTGCAACGAGAGCTCCCGAGAgcgatgccgccgagaccATCACCGAGCCCGTGACCGAGAACACTTCTGCTGCTGACACGCCAGCCCAGTCAACCAGCCCTACTACGACTACGGGAGGCGCTGGTGAACACAGCGAACACTGCGTATCGGATCGACCAGCTC CGGCCGGCCAGTCCTCGACTGGCGAGATCATCAAGATCAACGATGTCGAC TCATACATCTCGAAACCCGCCGACTATCCTCATGCACCAGCCAgactccttctcctcttgaCGGGGGGCACAGGCCTGAAGTCAGTAAACAACCAACTCCAGGCCGACAAATTCGCCAGCGAGGGCTTCGTAGTGGTCATGCCTGACCTTTTCAACGGCGACCCCGCACCCAACTCTTCTACGATCGAGAGCAGCGAGGACAACAGCTCGTTCCTGGATACCTTTAAGATGAAAATCGTCGAAACCGCAAAGAGCTTTCAGATCGACATGTGGCTGGCGCGACACACGGAGGAGAAGGTCCTGCCGATCTTGTACAAGGTCATCGAGGGTGCTAAAGAGAAGTTTGATGACGCCGTGAAGAACGGCGACGGAATCTACGCGGTCGGCTACTGCATCGGAGGTCGCTACATTCTGCACCTAGGCTCCGACAAGAAGGTTGCGACCGGAGGTCAGGAGCCTGCtgatgccgaagccggcgaaGTTAAGACTGGTCCTTTCATCAAGGTCGGCGCGATAGCACATGGCGCGTCTGTCATTCCTGACGACTTCACCGGCGTCAAAGTGCCCATATCTTTTATCTGCGTCGAGAATGACCCTCTCTTCCCCGAGGAGGTCAGAACGCATGGTGAGGATGTCATGTCCAAGGCGAACTTGGAGCACGAAGTCCAGGTCTACCCTGGCGTGCCGCACG GCTTCGCCGTTGTTGGCGAATATCAGGATGCGTCTATCAAGGATGCTCAGAGCACCGCATACGAGCAAATGCTGAAATGGATCAAGGAGCACTAG
- a CDS encoding Replication factor-a protein 1, translated as MDVESKITKGALDAIFNDPEGANVKFPVPVLQCLQIKPLAAQTGGGAERYRIVLSDVNNYVQCMLATQVNHVIHENKLVRNCIVRITQYQANSVKGKNILIILGLEVIEQLGTPDKIGEPQAFEAKPPAPANTTIGGQNFYGVKQEETKPKPQQSIPSRSAGGATGQHGSSNIYPIEALSPYAHKWTIKARVTQKSDIRTWHKPSGEGKLFSVNLLDESGEIKATGFNEQVDQYYDLLQEGGVYYISSPCKVQLAKKQFTNLPNDYELTFERDTQIEKAEDQSNVPQVRFNFCNIQELQEVEKDATVDIIGVLKDVDEVSQIVSKSTGKPYEKRELTLVDDTNYSVRVTIWGKSATNFDAKPESVVAFKGTKVSDFGGRSLSLLSSGTMSIDPDIPDAHRLKGWYDSSGRNDTFSNHNNMVSMGNATGRKDQDKSILQVKEENLGMEQQDYFNLKATIVYIKQDNFAYPACMNEGCNKKVTETGEGAWRCEKCDVSHPKPEYRYIMSVNVCDHTNQLWLSCFDDVGRVIMGMSADQLTNLREEDETKMAQAFEDANCRKLNFRCRAKMDTFGESQRVRYQVMSASPIDYKAEGAKLADLIKQFGISS; from the exons ATGGATGTTGAATCGAAGATCACGAAAGGTGCCTTGGA CGCCATCTTCAACGACCCTGAAGGGGCCAACGTGAAGTTCCCGGTGCCCGTTCTTCAGTGCCTGCAGATCAAGCCCTTGGCCGCCCAAACAGGAGGTGGTGCTGAGAGATACCGCATTGTGCTGAGTGATGTCAACAACTACGTACAGTGCATGCTGGCCACGCAAGTGAACCACGTCATACACGAGAACAAGCTGGTCAGGAACTGCATCGTGCGGATCACTCAGTACCAGGCAAACTCCGTCAAGGGAAAGAA CATCTTGATcatccttggcctcgaggtcaTTGAACAGTTGGGCACCCCAGACAAGATTGGCGAGCCCCAAGCCTTCGAAGCAAAGCCTCCCGCGCCTGCGAATACAACCATTGGCGGACAGAACTTCTACGGCGTCAAGCAAGAGGAGACGAAGCCCAAGCCCCAACAATCGATACCCTCGCGCTCTGCTGGAGGAGCGACCGGCCAacacggcagcagcaacatctaCCCCATCGAAGCCCTCTCTCCCTACGCTCACAAGTGGACCATCAAAGCCCGTGTCACACAAAAGTCGGACATTCGGACATGGCACAAGCCTAGTGGCGAGGGAAAGCTCTTCAGTGTGAACCTGCTCGACGAGAGTGGTGAGATCAAGGCAACCGGCTTCAACGAGCAGGTCGACCAGTATTATGATCTTCTCCAGGAGGGAGGCGTCTACTATATTTCCAGCCCCTGCAAGGTCCAACTTGCCAAAAAGCAGTTCACAAACTTGCCGAACGACTACGAGCTCACATTCGAGCGCGATACCCAgatcgagaaggccgaggaccaGAGCAATGTTCCTCAAGTGCGGTTTAACTTCTGCAACATCCAAGAACTCcaggaggtcgagaaggatgCGACCGTGGATATCATTGGCGTTTTGAAGGACGTTGATGAGGTGTCCCAAATCGTCTCCAAATCGACTGGCAAGCCCTACGAGAAGCGCGAGCTCACCCTCGTGGACGACACGAACTACTCCGTGCGCGTCACCATCTGGGGTAAGAGCGCCACTAACTTTGACGCCAAGCCCGAGTCTGTGGTGGCATTCAAGGGCACCAAAGTGTCGGACTTTGGTGGCCGTAGTCTCAGTCTGCTTTCTTCGGGCACGATGTCTATCGACCCCGATATTCCCGATGCCCACCGCTTGAAGGGCTGGTACGACTCTTCTGGCCGTAACGACACCTTCAGCAACCACAACAACATGGTCAGCATGGGAAACGCTACTGGTCGCAAGGACCAGGACAAGTCCATTCTCCAGGTGAAAGAAGAGAACCTCGGCATGGAGCAACAGGACTACTTCAACCTCAAGGCTACCATTGTCTACATCAAGCAAGACAACTTCGCCTACCCCGCGTGTATGAATGAGGGCTGCAACAAGAAAGTCACTGAGACGGGCGAAGGGGCTTGGCGTTGCGAGAAGTGTGACGTCTCCCACCCCAAGCCCGAGTACCGTTACATCATGTCCGTCAACGTGTGCGATCACACGAACCAGCTGTGGCTCAGCTGCTTCGACGATGTCGGCCGCGTTATCATGGGCATGTCGGCTGATCAGCTTACGAACCTGCGGGAAGAGGACGAGACAAAGATGGCTCAGGCCTTCGAGGATGCGAATTGCCGCAAGCTCAACTTCCGATGCCGTGCCAAGATGGATACCTTCGGCGAGTCTCAGAG GGTACGCTATCAAGTCATGAGCGCGAGCCCGATTGATTACAAGGCCGAGGGAGCCAAGCTTGCGGATCTTATCAAGCAGTTTGGTATCAGCTCGTAA